The following are encoded in a window of Rhizobium sp. WYJ-E13 genomic DNA:
- a CDS encoding ABC transporter permease yields MAPIVSSAIFPRRRSFRLSRRKNLITGTIVIGLLAAIALLSLFWTPLPPAKMQIIHKLQPPLAFGLLGTDQFGRDVLSMLMVGCWNSLSIAVSAVAIGGTLGSIAGISAAAIRGPYQALLMRACDVIFALPPILSAMILGAFLGPGRFTAITAIAVFMVPVFARVTLATSLQAWSRDYVLAAQAIGNSRFTISVRHVLPNIVSQIIVHAAIQLGLAILTEAGLSFLGLGMAPPAPTWGRMLADAQTFLSLAPWLAILPGLAIALTVFGFNMLGDGLRDLFDPREASR; encoded by the coding sequence ATGGCACCCATCGTCTCCTCCGCCATCTTTCCACGGCGCCGAAGCTTCAGGCTTAGCCGGCGAAAGAACCTCATCACCGGTACCATCGTCATCGGCCTCTTGGCCGCCATTGCCCTGCTGTCGCTGTTCTGGACGCCGCTGCCGCCGGCCAAGATGCAGATCATTCACAAGCTGCAGCCGCCGCTTGCCTTCGGCCTGCTCGGCACGGACCAGTTCGGCCGCGACGTGCTCTCCATGCTGATGGTCGGGTGCTGGAATTCGCTGTCGATCGCTGTCAGCGCAGTCGCCATCGGCGGCACACTCGGTTCCATTGCCGGGATTTCTGCGGCTGCCATCCGCGGCCCCTATCAGGCGCTTTTGATGCGCGCCTGTGACGTCATCTTCGCACTGCCGCCGATCCTTTCGGCCATGATCCTCGGCGCCTTTCTGGGACCGGGGCGCTTTACCGCCATCACGGCAATCGCCGTCTTCATGGTGCCCGTCTTTGCGCGTGTGACGCTCGCGACCTCGCTGCAGGCCTGGAGCCGCGATTATGTGCTGGCCGCGCAGGCGATCGGCAACAGCCGTTTCACGATCTCGGTGCGGCACGTGCTGCCGAACATCGTGAGCCAGATTATTGTGCATGCGGCCATCCAGCTCGGTCTTGCGATCCTGACCGAGGCCGGCCTTTCCTTCCTCGGCCTCGGCATGGCGCCGCCGGCGCCGACCTGGGGACGCATGCTCGCAGACGCCCAGACCTTCCTTTCGCTTGCTCCGTGGCTGGCAATCCTGCCCGGCCTTGCCATCGCGCTCACCGTCTTCGGCTTCAACATGCTGGGTGACGGATTGCGCGATCTGTTCGACCCGCGCGAAGCGAGCCGCTGA